A region from the Nostoc sp. CENA543 genome encodes:
- a CDS encoding Hpt domain-containing protein encodes MPAQKKQSKKPPPSEMLRVPVALKDAVRELSRLHRQGRTVEVLQGIQELVNKLDSTADIDSNAGIQQLTQRVAQLESRLESNSAGELSEQLATMRERIEQLESAYNQLIIYLNSISKRKQSSSRYYQGQGEVKIDTYTPQNLAKRLGVDSDSLERMRVTAKKPEEFISWSRGRDPSGLGWRYNSDSGLYHPVR; translated from the coding sequence ATGCCCGCACAGAAAAAACAAAGCAAAAAACCGCCGCCCAGCGAGATGCTCCGCGTCCCCGTTGCCTTAAAAGATGCTGTACGGGAGTTGTCTCGGTTGCACAGACAAGGCCGCACAGTCGAGGTGCTGCAAGGAATCCAAGAATTAGTTAACAAACTAGATAGCACTGCTGATATCGATAGCAATGCTGGCATACAACAGTTAACGCAACGGGTAGCCCAACTAGAATCGCGCCTGGAGTCAAACTCTGCTGGTGAATTGTCAGAACAACTGGCTACCATGAGGGAGCGTATCGAGCAGCTAGAGTCGGCGTATAACCAACTGATTATCTACCTCAATAGCATCAGTAAACGCAAGCAATCATCATCGCGGTACTATCAAGGGCAAGGTGAGGTCAAAATAGATACTTATACACCCCAAAACCTAGCCAAGCGTTTGGGGGTTGATTCGGATTCTCTAGAGCGGATGCGAGTGACAGCCAAAAAGCCGGAGGAGTTTATTAGCTGGAGTCGGGGACGCGACCCTAGTGGTTTGGGTTGGAGGTATAACTCTGATTCAGGGCTGTATCACCCTGTACGTTGA
- a CDS encoding tyrosine-type recombinase/integrase — MSSADDSHSLSLVNPFQVAAERDLLAELLVGKRNKSTRHEYAKDLKKFFMAVCAQEPTPALVAQFLQMDRYSAVTLVLRYKAELIDQGLKEATVNRRLAAIKSLVNYAYKVGKCDWTLADIQNEKIKPYRDTTGISPEAFKKILAIPDRETLKGKRDYAILRLLWANALRREEISLCNIEDLDLEARTLSILGKGRGTQKENIDLHPKSCKALQDWLWERKELDIKQPLFISLRPYYGHRLTGDGIRKIVVAYAKEAGISKIVSPHKIRHSSVTAALDVSGGDVRSVQKLSRHANLNTLMIYDDNRTKAQGKITALLEDLV, encoded by the coding sequence ATGTCGTCTGCTGATGATTCACATTCACTCTCCTTGGTCAATCCCTTCCAAGTGGCGGCCGAGCGTGACCTGTTGGCAGAACTGTTGGTGGGTAAGCGCAATAAAAGCACTCGTCATGAGTACGCTAAAGATTTAAAAAAATTTTTCATGGCGGTATGCGCCCAAGAACCTACACCCGCTTTGGTGGCACAGTTCTTGCAGATGGACAGATACTCGGCTGTAACTTTGGTTTTGCGCTACAAAGCGGAGTTGATTGACCAAGGGTTGAAGGAAGCAACTGTGAATCGGCGGTTGGCAGCAATTAAGTCACTGGTTAACTATGCCTATAAGGTGGGTAAGTGTGACTGGACTTTGGCTGATATTCAAAATGAGAAAATCAAACCTTACCGCGATACGACGGGCATTAGTCCAGAAGCATTTAAAAAGATATTAGCAATACCAGACCGGGAAACTTTAAAAGGTAAACGCGATTATGCAATTCTGCGGCTGTTGTGGGCTAATGCTCTGCGCCGGGAGGAAATTTCCCTGTGCAATATTGAGGATTTGGATTTAGAAGCTAGGACTTTGAGTATTTTAGGCAAGGGTAGGGGAACTCAAAAGGAAAATATCGATTTGCATCCCAAGAGCTGCAAGGCCCTTCAGGATTGGTTGTGGGAGAGGAAGGAATTAGACATTAAGCAACCGTTGTTTATTTCGTTACGCCCTTACTACGGGCATCGGCTGACGGGGGATGGCATCCGTAAGATTGTGGTAGCCTACGCCAAGGAAGCGGGTATTTCTAAAATTGTCAGCCCGCACAAGATTAGGCATTCGTCGGTGACGGCGGCACTGGATGTAAGTGGAGGAGATGTGAGAAGTGTGCAAAAGTTGAGCCGTCACGCGAATTTAAATACTTTAATGATTTATGATGACAACCGCACTAAAGCGCAGGGGAAAATTACAGCTCTATTGGAAGATTTGGTGTGA
- a CDS encoding HNH endonuclease domain-containing protein, which yields MSSDVVKLPQFDGLDVSALSRLFANTTNSYKYIFFLSLLDILIRRKFDASLPISFREITIEMLANAWYPHSYFHLSFGVQDQIANKLNLLDITLSDTSFKDSDKSELRAKISQQNLDDMLIRQSSLMRYVPFRLIRPFFTHLLGKIKSDDEVNKKIIPLANTYFDTLKPLYRFDGSSPNQCQFINFHPEWVSYIKHNYIIVRSWVSWEWLKYMQRRNPSVPALSNKLFPPQKRESLERQTEYWKLILQFTNLHCIYSGELININDFSLDHYLPWSFVTHDNLWNLIPTLPDVNSSKSNKLPASIYFNAFVAMQHEGLKISHENMKLQQWNKYIESYITELKITDTNDILNIEKLRNAYELIIMPQISLATIQGFTPNWSYSRTIR from the coding sequence ATGAGCAGTGACGTTGTAAAACTACCTCAATTTGATGGGCTAGATGTTTCTGCTCTCTCTCGATTATTTGCCAACACTACCAATTCATACAAGTACATTTTTTTCTTATCTCTTTTAGATATCTTGATTAGGCGTAAATTTGATGCGTCTTTACCAATTAGCTTTAGAGAAATCACAATTGAAATGTTAGCTAATGCTTGGTATCCCCATAGTTACTTTCACTTATCTTTTGGAGTACAAGACCAGATTGCTAACAAACTAAATTTATTAGATATAACACTTAGTGATACTAGTTTTAAAGATTCTGATAAAAGCGAGTTAAGAGCAAAAATAAGTCAACAAAATTTAGATGATATGCTAATCAGGCAATCATCTTTAATGAGATATGTACCCTTTCGATTAATCAGACCATTCTTTACGCATTTATTAGGTAAAATCAAAAGTGATGATGAAGTAAATAAAAAAATCATACCTTTAGCTAATACTTACTTTGATACTCTCAAGCCTCTGTATCGGTTTGATGGGAGTTCGCCTAATCAATGCCAGTTTATAAATTTTCATCCAGAATGGGTTTCATATATAAAACACAATTATATAATTGTGCGTTCTTGGGTATCTTGGGAATGGCTAAAATATATGCAAAGGCGTAATCCTAGCGTTCCCGCCCTTAGTAATAAACTATTTCCACCACAAAAAAGAGAATCTTTAGAAAGACAGACAGAATATTGGAAATTAATATTACAATTTACTAATCTCCACTGTATTTATTCTGGTGAACTGATAAATATAAATGATTTTTCTCTTGACCATTACTTACCTTGGTCATTTGTAACACACGATAATCTTTGGAATTTAATTCCAACTTTGCCAGATGTTAATTCATCTAAATCTAATAAGCTACCTGCAAGTATTTATTTTAATGCTTTCGTAGCAATGCAGCACGAAGGGCTGAAGATTTCTCATGAAAATATGAAATTGCAACAATGGAATAAATATATTGAGTCATATATAACTGAACTCAAAATCACTGATACGAATGACATTC